From a single Ciconia boyciana chromosome 6, ASM3463844v1, whole genome shotgun sequence genomic region:
- the ERG28 gene encoding ergosterol biosynthetic protein 28 homolog, with product MSRFLNVLRSWLVMVSVIAAGNTLQSFRDHSFLSEKLYTASPGLVNGLQARTFGVWTLLSSVIRCLCAIDIRNRTLYYITLFTFFLALVHFLSEVFIYHTAALTIGVMAPLMVASFSILGMLIGLQYLEVEALSQKKKKN from the exons ATGAGCCGGTTCCTGAACGTGCTGCGCAGCTGGCTGGTGATGGTGTCGGTCATCGCCGCCGGGAACACCCTGCAGAGCTTCCGCGACCACAGCTTCCTCTCGGAGAAGCTGTACACCGCCAGCCCCGGCCTCG TGAACGGGCTACAGGCTCGGACCTTTGGCGTCTGGACCCTGCTGTCATCAGTGATCCGCTGTCTCTGCGCCATCGACATCCGCAATAGGAC CCTCTATTACATCACGCTCTTCACCTTCTTTTTGGCCCTTGTTCACTTCCTCTCGGAGGTCTTCATTTACCACACTGCAGCCTTGACAATTGGAGTTATGGCACCCCTCATGGTAGCAA GTTTCTCTATCTTGGGGATGTTGATTGGGCTGCAATACCTGGAGGTAGAAGCACTgtcacaaaaaaagaagaaaaactga